The bacterium genome has a segment encoding these proteins:
- a CDS encoding zinc ribbon domain-containing protein, protein MPLYEYRCTGCGNVSEFLETRAEAQPHACPGCGSQPMERIFSAFGVEVGHGTPSGPSSCAGGGCSGGSCPFS, encoded by the coding sequence ATGCCTCTCTACGAGTACAGATGCACCGGCTGCGGTAATGTGTCGGAGTTTCTGGAGACCCGGGCCGAGGCGCAGCCGCACGCCTGCCCGGGTTGCGGCTCGCAGCCCATGGAGCGCATCTTTTCGGCTTTCGGCGTGGAGGTGGGCCACGGCACGCCGTCCGGGCCCTCCTCCTGCGCCGGCGGCGGCTGCTCGGGCGGCTCCTGCCCGTTCAGCTGA
- a CDS encoding EamA family transporter, which produces MENPSSHSLVGASRLAVGTAVAFVVLTWGSAFVGIRDAIQSYSPWHLALLRYGVASVVMAVLALFRGVRIPSAADFPRLFLTGLFGIGIYNCLLNWGEQVVSAGSASLLVNTLPILTTVLSIIFLGERIDRVGWLGMLISFAGVTLIALGEGGRLSLEPRALVILVAAFCSAIYLVLQKPLLERYTSLECVSWAIWTGTAVLLPFVWGLPARIATAPLGHTLTVVYLGVVPAALAYFCYGWIFSKMNASRASSFLFFTPVAALAIAWIWLGEIPHLVSLLGGALALSGVVVVNRLARHSRVVKPSLDGTGQSFPGIDEPIRVVDYDPCWPERFRAERERLTGALGSLVLGLEHVGSTAVPGLAAKPFVDLLVGVASLDLPQPALAAMRSLGYECLGAAGVPGRVYFRRRAGADTAFNAHFVLPGSDNWLRNVLLRDYLRAHPEEAARYGALKLEIIRSGVDRLVEYGERKRALVDELRGRARAWGASRSNQ; this is translated from the coding sequence ATGGAAAATCCATCCTCACACAGCCTCGTCGGCGCCTCCCGTCTGGCCGTGGGCACGGCGGTGGCGTTTGTCGTGCTCACCTGGGGCTCGGCGTTCGTGGGCATCCGGGACGCTATCCAGAGCTACTCGCCCTGGCACCTGGCCCTGCTGCGCTACGGCGTGGCCTCGGTCGTGATGGCTGTGCTGGCCCTGTTCCGCGGCGTGCGCATCCCCAGCGCCGCCGATTTCCCCCGTCTTTTCCTGACCGGACTGTTCGGCATCGGCATCTACAACTGTCTGCTCAACTGGGGCGAGCAGGTGGTCTCGGCCGGCTCGGCCAGCCTGCTGGTCAACACCCTGCCCATCCTGACCACCGTGCTGTCCATCATTTTCCTGGGCGAGCGGATCGACCGGGTGGGCTGGCTGGGCATGCTGATCAGTTTCGCCGGAGTGACCCTGATCGCCCTGGGCGAGGGGGGACGGCTCAGCCTGGAGCCGCGCGCCCTGGTGATCCTCGTGGCCGCGTTCTGCTCGGCGATCTACCTGGTGCTGCAGAAACCGCTGCTCGAACGCTACACCAGCCTGGAGTGCGTGAGCTGGGCGATCTGGACCGGCACCGCGGTGCTGCTGCCGTTCGTCTGGGGCCTGCCCGCGCGGATCGCCACCGCGCCGCTCGGCCACACACTGACCGTGGTTTATCTGGGAGTGGTGCCCGCGGCGCTGGCCTATTTCTGCTATGGCTGGATTTTCAGTAAGATGAATGCCAGCCGGGCGAGTAGTTTCCTGTTTTTCACCCCAGTGGCGGCGCTGGCCATCGCCTGGATCTGGCTGGGTGAGATTCCGCACCTGGTCTCACTGCTGGGTGGGGCGCTGGCCCTGTCCGGGGTGGTGGTGGTAAACCGCCTGGCCCGTCACAGCCGGGTGGTGAAGCCCTCCCTGGACGGGACGGGGCAAAGCTTTCCCGGCATCGACGAGCCGATCCGGGTGGTCGATTACGACCCGTGCTGGCCCGAACGGTTCCGCGCCGAGAGGGAGCGCCTGACCGGCGCCCTGGGGAGCCTGGTCCTGGGCCTGGAGCACGTGGGCAGCACCGCTGTTCCGGGGCTGGCTGCCAAGCCGTTCGTGGACCTGCTGGTGGGGGTGGCGAGCCTCGACCTTCCGCAGCCCGCGCTTGCGGCCATGCGCAGCCTGGGCTACGAGTGCCTGGGCGCGGCCGGGGTGCCGGGGCGGGTCTATTTCCGCCGGCGTGCTGGAGCGGATACGGCGTTCAACGCGCATTTCGTGCTGCCGGGCAGCGACAACTGGCTGCGCAACGTTCTTCTGCGTGACTACCTGCGCGCCCACCCGGAGGAGGCGGCGCGTTACGGCGCGCTGAAACTCGAAATCATCCGCTCCGGCGTGGACCGTCTGGTCGAATACGGCGAACGCAAGCGGGCTCTCGTGGACGAGTTGCGCGGCCGCGCCCGCGCCTGGGGGGCCTCCCGTTCGAACCAGTGA